One segment of Ascidiaceihabitans donghaensis DNA contains the following:
- the uxuA gene encoding mannonate dehydratase translates to MKQTWRWFGPQDPIALADLHQVGVQGIVTALHQFPPGCAWPEDAIDTRCALLKDAGFQWDVVESLPVSEAIKTKAADRADHIAAYKTSLERLASRGIQTICYNFMPVLDWTRTDLAAVQPHGGTAMAFDLVDFAAFDLCILKRPTATNDYDDALSDMAHARFAAMTDCAKQKLQHNITAGLPGANDTWSVQDVARHLSTYDGISPQDLRQNLIDFLSDVVPVAERLGMRLCCHPDDPPFPLLGLPRVMSSTDDYAAVLDAVNSPANGATLCTGSLGVDAGFDPADFVRRLGARIHFVHLRNTKREESADKNRPSFYEAPHLEGDTDMVATVHALMAEQDRRKSQGRADWNIPMRPDHGQALLGDLHMESTPGYPLIGRMRGLAELRGIMAGWRSA, encoded by the coding sequence ATGAAGCAAACTTGGCGCTGGTTCGGGCCACAAGACCCGATCGCACTTGCCGATCTGCATCAGGTTGGGGTGCAGGGCATCGTCACAGCCTTGCATCAATTTCCCCCCGGGTGTGCATGGCCTGAAGACGCAATTGACACGCGATGTGCGCTGTTGAAGGATGCAGGGTTTCAGTGGGATGTGGTCGAAAGCTTGCCTGTCTCGGAGGCGATCAAAACCAAGGCGGCGGATCGCGCCGACCATATCGCGGCTTACAAAACCAGTCTTGAGCGGCTGGCGTCGCGCGGCATTCAGACCATTTGTTACAATTTCATGCCTGTTCTGGACTGGACGCGTACGGATTTGGCGGCTGTGCAACCTCATGGCGGCACCGCTATGGCCTTTGATTTGGTGGATTTTGCCGCCTTCGATCTTTGCATTCTCAAACGCCCGACCGCAACCAATGACTATGACGACGCCCTTTCAGACATGGCCCATGCACGATTTGCCGCAATGACAGACTGCGCCAAACAGAAGTTGCAGCACAATATCACTGCAGGCTTGCCCGGCGCGAACGACACTTGGAGCGTTCAGGATGTGGCACGTCATCTCAGCACATATGACGGAATTTCGCCCCAAGACCTGCGTCAGAATCTGATCGATTTTTTAAGTGATGTGGTGCCTGTTGCCGAACGTCTTGGCATGCGGCTGTGTTGCCATCCCGACGATCCGCCTTTTCCGCTGCTTGGGTTACCGCGCGTGATGTCATCGACAGACGACTACGCGGCAGTGCTGGATGCAGTCAACAGCCCGGCCAACGGCGCCACCTTGTGCACCGGATCCCTTGGTGTGGATGCTGGATTTGATCCGGCGGACTTTGTCAGACGGTTGGGTGCACGTATCCATTTTGTTCACTTGCGCAACACCAAACGTGAGGAATCTGCCGACAAAAACCGCCCCAGCTTTTACGAAGCGCCCCATCTGGAGGGCGACACGGACATGGTCGCAACCGTACACGCGCTTATGGCCGAACAAGACCGTCGCAAGTCACAAGGCCGCGCAGATTGGAACATCCCGATGCGTCCAGATCATGGGCAAGCATTGCTTGGCGACTTGCACATGGAAAGCACGCCAGGCTACCCCCTGATCGGCAGAATGCGCGGATTGGCCGAGCTTCGCGGCATCATGGCCGGATGGCGCAGCGCTTAG
- a CDS encoding MBL fold metallo-hydrolase encodes MTQKPDVKAFFDPQSNTIGYVVKDPASTACAVIDAVMQFDYAAGRLSYECADEMIAFIESNGLSLEWIIETHVHADHLSGAPYIQQRLGGKIGIGAGIMQVQDTFGKIFNEGTEFQRDGSQFDQLFQDNDTYQVGEMNCFAMHTPGHTPACMVHVMGDAAFAGDTLFMPDGGSARADFPGGDAGQLYDSITRVLSLPEDMRLFVCHDYGPGGRAIAWETTIGAQQEANIHVGANATREDFVQMRETRDAQLAMPKLIIPSLQVNMRAGEIPRDPSGAMMMKLPVNKL; translated from the coding sequence ATGACGCAAAAGCCAGACGTCAAAGCCTTTTTCGATCCACAATCCAACACCATCGGATATGTCGTGAAAGATCCGGCAAGCACGGCCTGCGCGGTGATCGACGCTGTTATGCAGTTCGACTATGCAGCGGGGCGGCTAAGCTATGAGTGTGCAGATGAAATGATCGCATTTATCGAAAGCAACGGCCTGTCTCTTGAATGGATCATCGAAACCCATGTCCATGCGGACCACTTGTCGGGTGCGCCCTACATCCAGCAGCGCCTTGGGGGTAAGATCGGTATTGGCGCCGGCATTATGCAGGTTCAGGACACCTTTGGAAAAATCTTCAACGAAGGCACAGAATTTCAACGTGACGGGTCACAGTTTGACCAGCTGTTTCAAGACAATGATACCTATCAAGTCGGGGAAATGAACTGTTTTGCGATGCACACCCCCGGACACACCCCTGCGTGCATGGTGCATGTTATGGGCGATGCGGCGTTTGCGGGGGACACGTTGTTTATGCCCGATGGGGGATCAGCGCGCGCAGACTTTCCGGGGGGCGACGCTGGGCAACTTTACGACAGCATCACGCGCGTGCTCAGCCTGCCCGAAGACATGCGGCTTTTTGTATGCCACGACTATGGCCCCGGTGGCCGCGCCATTGCGTGGGAAACGACAATTGGGGCGCAACAAGAGGCAAACATTCACGTAGGCGCCAACGCCACCCGCGAAGATTTTGTGCAAATGCGCGAGACACGCGATGCGCAACTTGCGATGCCCAAGCTAATCATCCCTTCGCTTCAGGTGAATATGCGTGCAGGTGAAATCCCGCGTGACCCGTCTGGTGCGATGATGATGAAGCTGCCGGTCAACAAGCTTTAA